A single region of the Polyodon spathula isolate WHYD16114869_AA chromosome 5, ASM1765450v1, whole genome shotgun sequence genome encodes:
- the lratd1 gene encoding protein LRATD1 has translation MGNQLDRITHLNYSELPTGDPAGIEKDELRVGVAYFFSDEEEDLDDRSQPENYKDQSPSKDGHIVLNEIEYSAFCCQECIFSKLRENEDLNIYSIKTLLTMCKPGDLLELVYVANDQPPHWAIYEGKGQIIHLYKGEIRKDSLYEISNGRLGRIVNNWYRYRPLPADLVMQNACGHLGLRTDEICWTNSESFAAWCRFGKREFKAGGEIQTAEQRYFLKIRVSENNVHSLMFHSLEDVIREKRKVDASGKLRVIQEFPVVP, from the coding sequence ATGGGAAATCAACTGGATCGTATCACCCACCTAAATTACAGCGAGCTGCCCACTGGGGACCCAGCGGGGATAGAGAAGGACGAGCTGAGGGTCGGAGTGGCTTATTTTTTCTCGGATGAAGAGGAAGACTTGGATGACCGATCGCAGCCCGAGAATTACAAAGATCAGAGTCCAAGCAAGGACGGGCACATAGTTCTTAACGAGATCGAATATTCTGCTTTCTGTTGCCAGGAATGTATTTTCTCAAAATTAAGAGAAAACGAAGATCTGAATATTTATTCCATAAAAACTCTACTTACCATGTGCAAACCTGGGGACCTGTTGGAACTTGTTTATGTAGCCAACGATCAGCCCCCGCACTGGGCTATTTACGAGGGGAAGGGTCAGATCATTCATTTGTACAAAGGGGAAATCCGCAAGGACAGTCTGTATGAAATTAGTAATGGACGATTGGGCAGGATAGTGAATAACTGGTACAGATACAGACCGCTCCCAGCCGATCTGGTCATGCAGAATGCGTGCGGGCACCTGGGACTTCGGACTGATGAGATCTGTTGGACAAACTCCGAAAGTTTTGCTGCCTGGTGCAGATTTGGCAAACGGGAGTTCAAAGCTGGAGGAGAGATACAGACTGCAGAACAGCGCTATTTTCTTAAGATTCGTGTCTCTGAAAATAACGTGCACAGCTTAATGTTTCACAGTTTGGAGGATGTAATAAGAGAAAAACGCAAGGTGGACGCAAGCGGAAAGTTAAGAGTCATACAGGAGTTTCCCGTAGTAccataa